The Malus domestica chromosome 10, GDT2T_hap1 genome contains a region encoding:
- the LOC103419911 gene encoding PH, RCC1 and FYVE domains-containing protein 1-like, translating into MADLVSYGNANRDIDQAIIALKKGAQLLKYGRKGKPKFCPFRLSTDESSLIWISSSERSLKLASVTRIVPGQRTAVFQRYLCPEKDYLSFSLIYNNGKRSLDLICKDKVEAEVWIVGLKALISSGSGGRSKIDGWSDGGLYLDDGRDLTSNSQSDSSASGARDSGSPEISVSFKTNSPKSFLPENSPVSEKSHAASDQTKMQVKGSGSDAFRVSVSSAPSTSSHGSAPDDCEALGDVYIWGEAICDSVVKIGADKNVNYLSPRSDVLVPRPLESNLVLDVHHIACGVKHAALVTRQGEVFTWGEESGGRLGHGAGKDVSQPRLVESLAATSVDFVACGEFHTCAVTMAGELYTWGDGTHNAGLLGHGTDVSHWIPKRISGPLEELQVASVTCGPWHTALVTSTGKLFTFGDGTFGVLGHGDRKNIPYPREVESLSGLRTISVACGVWHTAAVVEVIATQSSASSSSGKLFTWGDGDKNRLGHGDKEARLKPTCVPALIDYNFQKIACGHSLTVGLTTSGHVFTMGSTVYGQLGNPNSDGKLPCLVEDKLSGDCVEEIACGAYHVAVLTSRNEVYTWGKGANGRLGHGDIEDRKTPTLVEALKDRHVKYIGCGQNYTAAICLHKWVSGAEQSQCSACRQAFGFTKKRHNCYNCGLVHCHSCSSRKATRAALAPNPGKPYRVCDACYVKLNKVLETGGNNRRNAIPRLSGENKDRLDKADIRLYKSAVLSNMDLIKQLDTKAAKQGKKADTFSLVRSAQAPSLLQLKDVVMSTAVDLRRTVPKPVLTPSGASSRSVSPFSRRPSPPRFATPVPTTSGLSFSKSIADSLKKTNELLNQEVLKLRSQVESLRQRCDIQELELQNSSKKVQEAMALAAEESAKSKAAKEVIKSLTAQLKDLAERLPPGVYDTETIKKAFLPNGLEPNGINYPDANEEQHSRSNSISSSYLISSLGIDSATTNGNHVPIHSPKDPLGTNETNVQQSRELLTSNKLPNSGGSFQSVSSSVSETVDGKESGPFQDGENGARSKNSPSPANGNTVEAEWIEQYEPGVYITLVALRDGTRDLKRVRFSRRRFGEQQAEIWWSENREKVYEKYNVRGSDKSSVAGSAARRSDGALSPASSQQA; encoded by the exons ATGGCAGATCTTGTTAGCTACGGGAATGCCAACCGTGACATCGACCAG GCAATAATTGCTTTAAAGAAGGGTGCTCAACTACTGAAATATGGTCGTAAGGGAAAGCCTAAGTTTTGTCCATTTAGACTTTCTACT GACGAATCATCTTTGATCTGGATTTCAAGTAGTGAAAGAAGTTTGAAGTTGGCTTCTGTCACAAGAATTGTTCCTGGACAAAGAACT GCTGTCTTTCAACGATATTTGTGTCCTGAAAAGGATTATTTATCCTTTTCTCTTATATACAATAACGGAAAGCGGTCTCTTGATCTG ATTTGCAAGGACAAAGTTGAGGCAGAAGTGTGGATTGTAGGCCTCAAAGCACTAATTTCCTCTGGTAGTGGTGGTCGTTCCAAAATTGACGGATGGAGTGATGGAGGCCTCTACCTTGAT GATGGCAGGGACTTGACATCAAATAGTCAAAGTGATAGTTCTGCTAGTGGTGCACGAGATAGTGGCTCTCCAGAGATTTCTGTTAGTTTCAAAACAAATTCGCCCAAGAGTTTTCTGCCTGAAAATTCCCCGGTTTCTGAGAAGTCACATGCTGCATCAGACCAGACAAAGATGCAAGTAAAAGGATCTGGTTCGGATGCATTTCGAGTTAGTGTTTCAAGTGCTCCTAGCACTTCAAGTCATGGTTCAGCACCGGATGATTGTGAAGCTCTAGGTGATGTGTACATATGGGGTGAAGCTATTTGTGATAGTGTTGTTAAGATTGGGGCTGATAAAAATGTGAATTATTTGAGCCCGAGATCAGATGTGCTTGTCCCTAGGCCATTAGAGTCCAATCTTGTTTTGGATGTCCATCATATAGCCTGTGGGGTCAAACATGCAGCCTTGGTCACGAGACAAGGTGAAGTGTTTACATGGGGAGAAGAATCTGGAGGACGACTAGGACATGGTGCTGGGAAGGATGTTTCTCAGCCTCGTCTAGTTGAATCTCTGGCAGCTACTAGTGTTGATTTTGTGGCATGTGGAGAATTTCATACTTGTGCTGTTACAATGGCTGGGGAACTTTATACATGGGGAGATGGTACGCATAATGCTGGACTTCTTGGTCATGGCACTGATGTCAGCCATTGGATACCAAAGAGAATTTCAGGTCCTCTTGAGGAACTTCAAGTTGCTTCTGTAACTTGTGGTCCATGGCATACAGCCTTGGTAACATCAACCGGGAAACTCTTCACATTTGGCGATGGCACATTTGGTGTCTTGGGCCATGGAGACAGAAAAAACATTCCCTATCCGAGAGAAGTAGAATCCCTATCAGGGTTGAGGACTATATCTGTTGCATGTGGGGTGTGGCACACTGCTGCTGTGGTGGAGGTTATTGCAACACAATCTAGTGCAAGTAGTTCATCAGGTAAGTTGTTTACTTGGGGTGATGGAGATAAGAATCGACTTGGGCATGGAGACAAGGAAGCCCGGCTTAAACCGACATGTGTTCCTGCCCTTATTGACTACAATTTTCAGAAAATTGCTTGTGGGCACAGTTTAACTGTAGGCTTGACGACATCAGGACATGTTTTTACAATGGGCAGTACTGTTTATGGTCAGCTTGGAAATCCCAATTCTGATGGAAAGCTTCCTTGCTTGGTAGAAGACAAGCTTTCTGGGGATTGCGTTGAAGAAATTGCTTGTGGTGCATATCATGTAGCAGTATTAACATCCAGGAATGAAGTTTATACATGGGGAAAGGGAGCTAATGGGAGGTTGGGCCATGGGGATATTGAAGATCGGAAAACACCGACTCTCGTTGAAGCTTTAAAGGATAGACATGTGAAATATATCGGCTGTGGTCAAAACTATACAGCAGCTATTTGTCTTCACAAATGGGTATCTGGTGCTGAGCAGTCACAGTGCTCTGCTTGTAGACAGGCTTTTGGGTTCACAAAGAAGAGGCACAACTGCTATAATTGTGGACTTGTCCACTGCCATTCATGCAGTTCAAGAAAAGCAACAAGAGCAGCACTGGCTCCTAATCCTGGAAAACCATATCGGGTTTGTGATGCTTGTTATGTGAAATTGAATAAGGTGTTAGAAACCGGTGGTAATAACAGAAGGAATGCTATACCTCGCTTGTCAGGTGAGAACAAGGACAGGTTGGACAAGGCTGACATAAGATTGTATAAGTCTGCTGTACTATCTAATATGGATTTGATAAAGCAATTAGATACTAAAGCAGCCAAGCAGGGAAAGAAAGCTGACACATTTTCACTTGTCCGCTCCGCTCAAGCACCTTCATTGTTGCAATTAAAGGATGTTGTTATGTCAACTGCTGTTGATTTGCGACGAACAGTTCCCAAACCAGTTCTTACACCATCTGGAGCGAGTTCAAGGTCCGTGTCACCTTTCTCAAGGAGACCAAGCCCTCCTCGTTTTGCAACTCCTGTTCCTACTACATCAGGACTTTCCTTCTCAAAAAGTATTGCTGATAGTCTGAAGAAAACAAATGAACTTTTGAATCAGGAAGTGCTAAAATTACGTTCACAG GTTGAGAGCCTTAGACAGAGATGTGATATTCAAGAATTAGAGCTTCAGAATTCTTCGAAGAAAGTACAAGAAGCAATGGCATTGGCCGCAGAGGAATCTGCTAAATCTAAAGCTGCAAAAGAAGTTATAAAGTCACTAACCGCACAG CTCAAGGATTTGGCAGAACGGCTGCCACCTGGGGTTTATGATACAGAGACCATAAAGAAGGCATTCCTGCCAAATGGGTTGGAGCCAAATGGCATTAACTATCCAGATGCTAATGAAGAGCAGCATTCAAGATCGAATTCCATCAGCAGTTCTTACTTGATCTCATCCTTGGGAATCGACTCTGCTACAACAAATGGAAATCACGTCCCGATTCATTCACCCAAGGATCCACTTGGAACAAATGAAACAAATGTGCAGCAGAGTCGGGAGCTTCTGACCTCCAATAAACTACCCAATAGTGGTGGATCATTTCAGTCAGTCAGTAGTAGTGTGTCTGAAACTGTTGATGGCAAGGAATCCGGGCCTTTTCAAGATGGGGAGAATGGTGCGAGGTCCAAGAATTCTCCATCGCCTGCTAATGGTAATACAGTTGAGGCAGAATGGATTGAACAATATGAGCCGGGTGTTTATATAACTCTTGTGGCTCTGCGGGATGGAACTAGAGATCTCAAACGAGTGCGCTTCAG CCGAAGGAGATTTGGAGAGCAACAAGCAGAGATCTGGTGGTCGGAGAATCGTGAGAAAGTGTACGAGAAGTACAATGTCCGTGGGTCAGACAAATCATCGGTTGCTGGCTCAGCTGCACGCAGATCAGACGGAGCCCTCTCACCTGCCTCATCTCAACAAGCTTAG